A single region of the Nocardioides ochotonae genome encodes:
- a CDS encoding ThuA domain-containing protein has product MHQLITRLRKGSRTALGSTLATVVSLPLAATVGLGLSAPAAQATEPEKAPSASAKASDRTQAKAQKGEKGKQAKQGSKALRESVPLPWTMDAAAAAEGEAEQFDALIFSKTAAFRHSNIDEATTAIQQLGTANDFTVTATEDAAAFTDANLAQYEVVIFLSTTGDVLNETQQGAFERYIQGGGGFAGIHAASDTEYSWPWYGELVGSYFASHPPGTPTATVKVEDPAHPSTAGIEPRWERTDEWYNYRTNPRGAVHVLASMDETTYAPGGNAMGVEHPIAWCQDYDGGRSWYTGMGHTEASFTDEKFLGHILGGIQTAAGVLPSDCSATLEDSFEKVALDENTSNPMELAIAEDGRVFYVDRNGAVRIILPNGTVVTAGTIPVYTGQEFGLLGIALDPDFATNNWVYLYYSPTGNEAIDRVARYTMSGNTLQLDTATTILDVPTQRVECCHAGGSLEFDNDGNLYLATGDNTNPFASDGYTPIDERPNRAAWDAQRTSGNTNSLNGKILRITPLDAGGYAIPEGNLFDEDADADDKTRPEIYAMGFRNPFRIGLDVQNNNILVADYGPDAGAVSATRGPNGRVEWNILDEPGNYGWPYCVGDNTPYHDYNFANSTAGAAFDCANLVNDSPHNTGLTNLPPAKPAVIWQSNNASITGTPEIGASGAPMTSGTYSFDPDLVSDRKWPAYFDRKAIWADWNNSRLFTVQLNQNGTNYTDINRFLPNLPMVRPHALQFGPDGALYMIEWGSGFNGNNTDSGIYRIDYVEGNRAPVARATADRTSGPAPLTVEFDGSASFDADTGDATGLTYAWDFDGDGTTDATTPTGTYTYAEAGNYTARLTVTDEGGRSATTNIDIVAGNTAPTVELTLPVDGGFFEFGDYLRYEVEVTDPEDGTIDCDRVVVQPGLGHDEHSHDYEQYTGCSGTLALPGDSGHVGANIFGTIKATYTDGGAGDAGALTGVDGIIVHTKHKEAEFFDETGRTGGETGGTPGVTVQTTTDTGGGQNVTGVETGDWFRWDVMNLTGITGVTMRAASATAGATFEVRQGSPTGTAIGTLSVPNTGGAQTYQDVSTTFTGATDTSGELYFVATTGGANVNWLEFNGRGITDNRPPTVAISASTTNGEAPLPVDFTSTVSDADGDTPITYAWDFGDGTTSTEASPSHTYTTPGRYVVELTATDARGAKTSRTLEIVVTRAADTCFSGRSDDFVGDSLDTERWNRSVRVDQSLTVAGGTLNIPITATDIYQTTNTTPNIVLQDLPSGAFEVTTKVTLPATRAYQQAGLVIYGNDDNYLKLVYSGRSNEPNKANNIIQMAKEVNASATETNSADLGAAFPDTVWLRLSSTDGNVVAGSWSSDGETWTDVASTRDLAGITAPKVGLLALGSQPASPGITAGFDHFTLTPDDTAVPCEPGCLVEQFDGTALGSDWDVVRPSGNLEVSGGTVDIPLEATDLYQGTNTARDLVLTDLPDGPFVVTTKVSAPINRSYQSAGLLIYGDDDNYIKHVFQGRSDQPDAASNIIQLAKELEATAAETNTSGLGAEFPSTVWLRLTSEDGTDVIGSYSTDGETWTEMSAGFDMSGITDPRVGLLAAANTTAGAGITASFDWFTLGADTPCGPGEEPGEDETAPQVDATVLGSYAGEVTDIAGGSIGGEATLVSAADGSGYTSTATLELTGLDPAASYESHLHLGGCGGFEGHYRDDPDGAGTPPNELWPTNPGWEPGEPRIKPAADGTSSATATVPWAPRIEGRSLVLHREGAIVACADLALTGAGTVVLDASDDVGVTSFTYTVDGGEETAYEDPFRITEPGTHVVAYTATDAAGNETTGEFEVVVPETDEAPAPTVSIATTPAAPNGSAGWFTSPVTFALTGAGGNGELNLQYRLGTGGWTAYTAPVRIARDGITRVQARATDADGTVSEVATTTIRIDTTAPAIKVTGVTAGTKMSVAATRTARVTATDATSGIASRVIRLDGKVVTSPVRLDAMRLRTGTHRLAVTVTDKAGNRQTRTITFRVVATYAGAKQLVKRLDRENTIGARLATSLTTAMNAAQRADRRGQERQARQALTRFQSLAAGVRKAPAKAALTDVARQLKKQL; this is encoded by the coding sequence ATGCATCAGCTCATCACGCGGCTGAGGAAGGGCTCGCGCACCGCGCTGGGCTCGACCCTGGCCACGGTCGTGTCGCTGCCGTTGGCAGCCACGGTCGGTCTGGGCCTCAGCGCCCCGGCGGCCCAAGCCACGGAGCCGGAGAAGGCGCCCTCGGCGTCGGCCAAGGCCTCTGACCGCACCCAAGCGAAGGCCCAGAAGGGGGAGAAGGGCAAGCAGGCCAAACAGGGCAGCAAGGCCCTGCGCGAGTCCGTCCCGCTCCCGTGGACCATGGACGCCGCGGCCGCAGCCGAGGGGGAGGCCGAGCAGTTCGACGCGCTGATCTTCTCCAAGACCGCTGCGTTCCGGCACAGCAACATCGACGAGGCCACCACGGCGATCCAGCAGCTGGGCACCGCCAACGACTTCACGGTGACCGCCACCGAGGACGCTGCCGCCTTCACCGACGCGAACCTCGCGCAGTACGAGGTCGTCATCTTCCTCTCCACCACCGGTGACGTGCTCAACGAGACCCAGCAGGGTGCGTTCGAGCGCTACATCCAGGGCGGCGGCGGGTTCGCCGGCATCCACGCGGCGTCGGACACCGAGTACTCCTGGCCGTGGTACGGCGAGCTGGTCGGCTCCTACTTCGCCAGCCACCCTCCGGGCACACCGACCGCGACCGTCAAGGTCGAGGACCCCGCGCACCCCTCCACCGCCGGCATCGAGCCGCGCTGGGAGCGCACCGACGAGTGGTACAACTACCGCACCAACCCGCGCGGCGCCGTGCACGTCCTGGCCTCGATGGATGAGACCACCTACGCGCCGGGTGGCAACGCCATGGGCGTGGAGCACCCGATCGCCTGGTGCCAGGACTACGACGGCGGCCGCAGCTGGTACACCGGCATGGGCCACACCGAGGCCTCGTTCACCGACGAGAAGTTCCTGGGCCACATCCTCGGCGGGATCCAGACCGCCGCCGGTGTCCTGCCCTCGGACTGCAGCGCCACGCTCGAGGACAGCTTCGAGAAGGTCGCGCTCGACGAGAACACCTCCAACCCGATGGAGCTCGCCATCGCCGAGGACGGCCGGGTCTTCTACGTCGACCGCAACGGCGCCGTGCGCATCATCCTGCCCAACGGCACCGTGGTGACCGCCGGCACCATCCCCGTCTACACCGGCCAGGAGTTCGGCCTGCTCGGGATCGCACTCGACCCCGACTTCGCCACCAACAACTGGGTCTACCTCTACTACTCCCCGACGGGGAACGAGGCGATCGACCGGGTCGCGCGCTACACGATGTCGGGCAACACCCTGCAGCTCGACACCGCGACGACGATCCTCGACGTCCCGACCCAGCGCGTGGAGTGCTGTCACGCGGGTGGGTCGCTGGAGTTCGACAACGACGGCAACCTCTACCTCGCCACCGGCGACAACACCAACCCGTTCGCCTCCGACGGCTACACCCCGATCGACGAGCGTCCCAACCGCGCCGCGTGGGACGCCCAGCGGACCTCGGGCAACACCAACAGCCTCAACGGCAAGATCCTGCGCATCACCCCGCTGGACGCCGGCGGCTACGCGATCCCCGAGGGCAACCTGTTCGACGAGGACGCCGACGCCGACGACAAGACCCGGCCCGAGATCTACGCCATGGGCTTCCGCAACCCGTTCCGCATCGGCCTGGACGTGCAGAACAACAACATCCTGGTCGCTGACTACGGCCCGGACGCGGGCGCGGTGAGCGCCACCCGCGGGCCCAACGGCCGCGTCGAGTGGAACATCCTCGACGAGCCCGGCAACTACGGCTGGCCGTACTGCGTGGGCGACAACACGCCGTACCACGACTACAACTTCGCCAACAGCACCGCGGGCGCGGCCTTCGACTGCGCCAACCTGGTCAACGACTCGCCCCACAACACGGGCCTGACCAACCTGCCGCCCGCCAAGCCGGCGGTCATCTGGCAGAGCAACAACGCCTCCATCACGGGCACCCCGGAGATCGGCGCGAGCGGGGCCCCGATGACGTCGGGCACCTACTCCTTCGACCCCGACCTGGTCTCGGACCGCAAGTGGCCCGCATACTTCGACCGCAAGGCGATCTGGGCGGACTGGAACAACAGCCGGCTCTTCACCGTGCAGCTGAACCAGAACGGCACGAACTACACCGACATCAACCGATTCCTGCCGAACCTGCCGATGGTCCGTCCGCACGCCCTGCAGTTCGGGCCGGACGGCGCGCTCTACATGATCGAGTGGGGCAGCGGCTTCAACGGCAACAACACCGACTCCGGCATCTACCGGATCGACTACGTGGAGGGCAACCGTGCTCCGGTCGCCCGCGCCACCGCGGACCGGACCTCGGGCCCGGCGCCACTCACCGTCGAGTTCGACGGCAGCGCGTCCTTCGACGCCGACACCGGCGACGCCACGGGCCTCACCTATGCGTGGGACTTCGACGGTGACGGCACCACCGACGCCACGACGCCCACCGGCACCTACACCTACGCCGAGGCGGGCAACTACACCGCCCGGCTGACGGTGACCGACGAGGGCGGCCGGTCCGCCACGACCAACATCGACATCGTCGCCGGCAACACCGCTCCGACCGTGGAGCTGACGCTGCCGGTCGATGGCGGGTTCTTCGAGTTCGGGGACTACCTGCGCTACGAGGTCGAGGTCACCGATCCCGAGGACGGCACCATCGACTGCGACCGGGTGGTCGTCCAGCCCGGGCTGGGCCACGACGAGCACTCGCACGACTACGAGCAGTACACCGGCTGCAGCGGCACGCTCGCGCTGCCCGGCGACTCCGGCCACGTCGGTGCCAACATCTTCGGCACCATCAAGGCCACCTACACCGACGGCGGGGCCGGCGACGCCGGCGCCCTGACCGGCGTCGACGGCATCATCGTGCACACCAAGCACAAGGAGGCCGAGTTCTTCGACGAGACCGGGCGCACCGGCGGCGAGACCGGCGGCACGCCCGGGGTCACGGTCCAGACGACCACCGACACCGGCGGCGGCCAGAACGTCACCGGTGTCGAGACCGGCGACTGGTTCCGCTGGGACGTCATGAACCTCACCGGCATCACCGGCGTCACGATGCGGGCCGCCTCGGCGACCGCAGGCGCGACGTTCGAGGTCCGCCAGGGCTCGCCGACCGGCACCGCCATCGGCACCCTCTCGGTGCCGAACACCGGCGGGGCGCAGACCTACCAGGACGTCTCCACGACGTTCACCGGCGCCACCGACACCAGCGGCGAGCTCTACTTCGTCGCGACCACCGGCGGGGCCAACGTCAACTGGCTGGAGTTCAACGGCCGCGGCATCACCGACAACCGCCCGCCGACCGTGGCGATCTCCGCCAGCACCACCAACGGCGAGGCGCCGCTGCCGGTCGACTTCACCAGCACGGTGAGCGACGCCGACGGGGACACCCCCATCACCTACGCGTGGGACTTCGGCGACGGCACGACCTCCACGGAGGCCTCGCCCAGCCACACCTACACCACGCCGGGACGCTACGTCGTGGAGCTGACCGCCACCGACGCACGCGGGGCGAAGACCTCCCGCACGCTCGAGATCGTCGTCACCCGGGCCGCGGACACCTGCTTCAGCGGGCGCTCCGACGACTTCGTGGGCGACTCCCTCGACACCGAGCGCTGGAACCGCAGCGTCCGGGTCGACCAGTCCCTGACCGTCGCCGGCGGGACGCTCAACATCCCGATCACCGCGACCGACATCTACCAGACCACCAACACGACGCCGAACATCGTCCTGCAGGACCTGCCGTCGGGCGCCTTCGAGGTGACGACCAAGGTCACGCTGCCGGCCACCCGTGCCTACCAGCAGGCCGGACTGGTGATCTACGGCAACGACGACAACTACCTCAAGCTCGTCTACTCCGGCCGCTCCAACGAGCCGAACAAGGCGAACAACATCATCCAGATGGCCAAGGAGGTCAACGCGTCCGCGACGGAGACCAACTCCGCCGACCTCGGCGCCGCCTTCCCCGACACCGTGTGGCTGCGGCTGAGCAGCACCGACGGCAACGTCGTGGCCGGCTCGTGGAGCAGCGACGGTGAGACCTGGACCGATGTCGCCTCGACGCGCGACCTCGCCGGGATCACCGCGCCCAAGGTCGGGCTCCTCGCCCTGGGCAGCCAGCCCGCCTCGCCGGGCATCACCGCCGGCTTCGACCACTTCACCCTGACCCCCGACGACACGGCCGTGCCGTGTGAGCCGGGTTGTCTGGTCGAGCAGTTCGACGGCACTGCCCTCGGGTCCGACTGGGACGTCGTGCGGCCCAGCGGAAACCTGGAGGTCTCCGGCGGCACGGTCGACATCCCGCTCGAGGCGACCGATCTCTACCAAGGCACGAACACCGCCCGGGACCTGGTCCTCACCGACCTGCCCGACGGCCCGTTCGTGGTCACCACCAAGGTCAGCGCGCCGATCAACCGGTCCTACCAGTCGGCCGGCCTGCTGATCTACGGAGACGACGACAACTACATCAAGCACGTCTTCCAGGGACGCAGCGACCAGCCGGACGCCGCGTCGAACATCATCCAGCTCGCCAAGGAGCTCGAGGCCACCGCCGCTGAGACCAACACCTCCGGCCTCGGCGCGGAGTTCCCGTCCACCGTGTGGTTGCGACTGACCAGCGAGGACGGCACCGACGTCATCGGCTCCTACAGCACCGACGGCGAGACCTGGACGGAGATGTCGGCCGGCTTCGACATGAGCGGCATCACCGACCCGCGGGTCGGGCTGCTGGCAGCGGCCAACACCACCGCCGGCGCCGGCATCACCGCCTCCTTCGACTGGTTCACCCTCGGCGCGGACACGCCGTGCGGGCCGGGCGAGGAGCCGGGCGAGGACGAGACGGCGCCGCAGGTCGACGCCACGGTCCTCGGCTCGTACGCCGGTGAGGTCACCGACATCGCCGGGGGCAGCATCGGTGGGGAGGCCACCCTGGTCTCCGCAGCCGACGGCTCGGGCTACACGAGCACCGCGACGCTCGAGCTGACCGGTCTCGACCCGGCCGCGTCCTACGAGTCGCACCTGCACCTCGGTGGCTGTGGCGGCTTCGAGGGCCACTACCGCGACGACCCGGACGGAGCAGGCACCCCGCCGAACGAGCTCTGGCCGACCAACCCGGGCTGGGAGCCCGGCGAGCCGCGGATCAAGCCGGCGGCCGACGGAACGTCGTCGGCGACGGCCACGGTCCCGTGGGCGCCGCGGATCGAGGGCCGCTCCCTGGTCCTCCACCGTGAGGGTGCGATCGTCGCCTGCGCCGACCTCGCCCTGACCGGTGCCGGCACGGTCGTCCTGGACGCCTCGGACGACGTCGGGGTCACCTCCTTCACCTACACGGTGGACGGTGGCGAGGAGACGGCGTACGAGGACCCGTTCCGGATCACCGAGCCGGGCACCCACGTGGTCGCGTACACCGCCACCGACGCCGCGGGCAACGAGACGACCGGCGAGTTCGAGGTCGTCGTCCCGGAGACCGACGAGGCTCCGGCCCCGACGGTGAGCATCGCCACGACGCCCGCGGCCCCGAACGGGTCCGCAGGCTGGTTCACCTCGCCGGTCACCTTCGCCCTCACGGGTGCGGGCGGCAACGGGGAGCTGAACCTCCAGTACCGCCTCGGGACGGGCGGCTGGACGGCCTACACGGCACCCGTGCGGATCGCCCGAGACGGCATCACCCGGGTCCAGGCCCGGGCGACCGACGCGGACGGCACGGTCTCGGAGGTCGCGACCACGACCATCCGCATCGACACCACGGCACCGGCGATCAAGGTCACCGGCGTCACGGCGGGCACGAAGATGAGTGTCGCGGCGACGCGTACCGCACGGGTCACGGCCACCGACGCCACCTCCGGGATCGCCTCGCGCGTGATCCGGCTGGACGGCAAGGTCGTGACCTCCCCGGTCCGTCTCGACGCGATGCGACTGCGCACCGGCACCCACCGGCTCGCGGTCACCGTCACCGACAAGGCCGGCAACCGGCAGACGCGCACGATCACCTTCCGGGTGGTCGCGACGTACGCCGGCGCGAAGCAGCTGGTCAAGCGCCTGGACCGGGAGAACACGATCGGTGCCCGGCTCGCCACCTCGCTCACCACCGCGATGAACGCCGCCCAGCGCGCCGATCGCCGCGGCCAGGAGCGGCAGGCGCGCCAGGCCCTGACGAGGTTCCAGTCGCTCGCCGCGGGCGTGCGCAAGGCCCCGGCCAAGGCGGCGCTCACCGATGTCGCGCGCCAGCTGAAGAAGCAGCTCTAG